A single genomic interval of Patescibacteria group bacterium harbors:
- the gyrA gene encoding DNA gyrase subunit A, translating to MKNKHKKIYRLPHKESKVKPEPSDEIITGRIDTQSLEDEVKTSYLDYAMSVIVARALPDVRDGLKPVHRRILYAMHSMGLKHSVKYRKSATVVGEVLGHYHPHGDMAVYDSMVRMAQDFSLRYPLIDGQGNFGSIDGDGAAAHRYTEARLSAIADEMLLDIDKETVNFTPNYDGTLTEPQVLPARLPNLLLNGSMGIAVGMATNIPPHNLGELCDAIGLLIDHPHAEIDEIFKLVKGPDFPTGGLIFDVNQIKQAYAIGKGPIVVRAKTEIVETKQGYFQILVHEIPYGVNKSDLLQKMAELVKDKKIDDIRDIRDESGKEGIRVMIELKKGTFPQKVLNKLFQMTSLQTVFYVNMVALSEGIQPKVFGLKEILEEYIDHRQIIIRKRTEYILRQTQDRIHILKGLEIAIDHIDEIIKLIKKSQDKNEAKINLMKKYRLSDLQADAILEMKLHQLANLERSKVKDELKEKLAFAKELEKLLASPKMILEIVKKDLKELKEKYGDDRRTQVVATEVGKFSDEDLIPDEPTLVVITRDGYIKRLASESFKSQSRGGKGVVGLEVKDEDQVKQLISTTTHTNLLFFTTKGRAFQLKAHEIPQTGRAAKGQALVNFLEVSDQEKVSVVLPSSNLKNSRWIVMVTKQGTIKKLEISAFDNVRRSGLIAIKLKNDDSLDWTELVAPNDEIVLVSAHGQAVRFKEKDLKPLGRVASGVRGMKLKKDDYIVGMGVIDTKEIANKKLLIVAENGFGKMTPLKEYRLQRRGGSGIKTAKVTDKIGKIIGAIVVDDKISDKDLLLISHLGQVIRLPLKSVSTTGRATQGVRLMRFNTKDIVVSCTLI from the coding sequence ATGAAGAACAAACACAAAAAAATTTATCGATTACCCCATAAAGAGTCAAAAGTCAAGCCAGAACCTTCAGATGAGATAATAACGGGGAGAATAGATACACAATCTTTGGAAGACGAAGTGAAAACTTCTTATCTTGACTATGCTATGAGTGTAATCGTCGCTCGTGCCTTGCCTGATGTCAGAGATGGTTTAAAACCGGTTCATCGCCGCATTCTTTACGCCATGCATTCTATGGGTTTGAAACATTCGGTTAAATACAGAAAATCAGCTACGGTTGTCGGTGAAGTGCTTGGTCATTATCATCCGCACGGCGATATGGCGGTTTATGATTCAATGGTCAGAATGGCTCAAGATTTTTCTTTGCGTTATCCTTTGATTGACGGTCAAGGAAACTTCGGTTCAATTGACGGCGACGGAGCAGCGGCTCATCGTTACACTGAAGCCAGACTTTCCGCTATTGCTGATGAAATGCTTTTGGATATTGATAAAGAAACAGTTAATTTTACGCCAAACTACGACGGTACTTTAACTGAGCCGCAAGTTTTACCGGCCAGATTACCCAACTTACTTTTAAATGGTTCAATGGGCATTGCCGTTGGTATGGCCACAAATATTCCACCGCATAATTTAGGGGAATTGTGCGATGCAATCGGTTTATTAATAGATCATCCCCATGCTGAAATTGATGAAATTTTTAAACTTGTGAAAGGACCTGATTTCCCGACCGGCGGTCTTATTTTTGACGTCAATCAAATAAAGCAAGCTTACGCGATCGGCAAAGGACCGATTGTGGTCAGAGCAAAAACAGAAATTGTTGAAACAAAACAGGGATATTTTCAAATTCTCGTCCATGAAATTCCTTACGGAGTCAATAAATCCGACTTGCTTCAAAAAATGGCAGAGTTGGTTAAAGATAAGAAAATAGATGATATCAGGGATATTCGCGATGAATCAGGTAAAGAAGGAATAAGAGTGATGATTGAGCTTAAAAAAGGAACTTTCCCGCAAAAAGTATTGAATAAATTATTTCAAATGACTTCTTTGCAAACGGTTTTTTATGTTAACATGGTGGCGCTTTCCGAGGGTATTCAACCGAAAGTTTTCGGTCTTAAAGAAATCTTGGAAGAATATATTGATCATCGCCAAATTATCATTCGCAAGCGCACGGAATATATTTTAAGACAGACTCAAGACAGAATTCATATTTTAAAAGGATTGGAAATCGCCATTGATCATATTGATGAAATTATTAAATTGATTAAAAAATCTCAAGACAAGAATGAAGCCAAAATTAATTTGATGAAAAAATATCGCCTAAGTGATCTTCAGGCGGATGCCATTTTGGAAATGAAACTTCATCAATTGGCGAATTTGGAAAGAAGTAAGGTTAAGGATGAGTTGAAAGAAAAATTAGCCTTTGCTAAAGAATTGGAAAAATTATTGGCTTCTCCAAAAATGATTTTGGAAATTGTCAAAAAAGATTTAAAAGAATTAAAAGAAAAATACGGTGATGATCGCCGAACACAAGTAGTGGCCACGGAAGTAGGGAAATTCAGCGATGAAGATTTAATTCCTGATGAACCGACCTTGGTGGTTATTACCCGAGACGGTTATATTAAAAGATTGGCTTCAGAAAGCTTTAAATCACAGAGCCGCGGAGGCAAGGGCGTGGTTGGACTGGAAGTGAAAGATGAAGATCAAGTGAAGCAATTAATTTCCACTACCACTCACACCAATTTATTATTCTTTACGACCAAGGGCAGAGCTTTTCAATTAAAAGCTCACGAGATTCCGCAAACCGGCCGAGCGGCCAAGGGCCAGGCTTTGGTTAATTTTTTGGAAGTGAGCGATCAGGAAAAAGTTTCCGTGGTTTTGCCTTCTTCCAATTTGAAAAATTCCCGCTGGATAGTAATGGTGACAAAACAGGGAACAATTAAAAAATTGGAAATAAGCGCTTTTGATAATGTTCGCAGATCAGGATTAATTGCCATTAAATTAAAAAATGATGATTCTTTGGATTGGACTGAGTTGGTCGCTCCTAATGATGAAATTGTTTTGGTTTCCGCTCACGGGCAAGCGGTTAGATTCAAAGAAAAAGATTTAAAACCGTTGGGACGGGTGGCGAGCGGCGTCAGAGGAATGAAACTTAAGAAAGATGATTATATCGTTGGAATGGGGGTAATTGACACCAAAGAAATAGCCAATAAAAAATTATTAATCGTGGCGGAAAACGGTTTTGGCAAAATGACGCCCCTTAAAGAATATCGTTTGCAGCGCCGGGGCGGCAGCGGAATCAAAACCGCCAAGGTTACTGATAAAATCGGGAAAATTATCGGAGCGATTGTGGTGGATGATAAAATTTCAGACAAAGACTTGCTTTTGATTTCTCATCTGGGCCAAGTTATACGTTTGCCGCTTAAAAGCGTTTCTACCACCGGCCGGGCGACTCAAGGAGTGAGATTAATGAGATTTAACACCAAAGATATTGTTGTTTCTTGCACTCTAATTTAA
- a CDS encoding MBL fold metallo-hydrolase: protein MIISWYGQFCFKIQTGEKVVLIDPYSPRNAGLRGPNYKATILVLTNPEEEKIAQKDSKDECFLISGPGEYESKNIFVYGTDASDDKKSLTIYQIIVDNIRIGVLGEINKTLTDGQLEKLDGIDILLIPIGGKGMLDAEKAVKVVHQIEPRITIPCCYKIKGLKVSLDPLDNFLKEAGAKNPETMEKLSLHKKDLELIENKVIILEPK, encoded by the coding sequence ATGATTATCAGTTGGTACGGACAATTTTGTTTTAAAATTCAAACAGGAGAGAAGGTTGTTTTAATTGATCCTTATAGCCCGAGAAACGCGGGATTAAGAGGACCTAATTATAAGGCCACAATTTTGGTATTAACAAATCCGGAAGAAGAAAAAATCGCCCAGAAAGATTCAAAAGATGAATGTTTTTTAATTTCCGGCCCGGGAGAGTATGAATCAAAAAATATATTTGTTTACGGCACGGATGCCAGTGATGATAAAAAATCATTAACCATTTATCAGATTATTGTTGATAATATCAGAATTGGAGTTCTGGGAGAAATTAATAAAACATTAACAGACGGTCAGTTGGAAAAATTAGACGGCATTGATATTCTATTGATACCGATTGGCGGAAAAGGCATGCTTGATGCGGAAAAAGCGGTAAAAGTCGTTCATCAGATTGAACCCAGAATTACCATTCCTTGCTGTTATAAAATTAAAGGACTTAAGGTATCTTTAGATCCTCTTGATAACTTTTTAAAAGAAGCGGGCGCTAAAAATCCAGAAACCATGGAAAAGTTATCTTTACATAAAAAAGATTTGGAACTGATAGAAAATAAAGTTATTATTTTGGAGCCGAAATAA
- a CDS encoding PHP domain-containing protein: MIDLHLHSYYSDGVYSPQDLMKKAKQAGFNFLSLTDHNGIDGIKEFQEEGKKLKIKVITGVEIYTHFKDKHLHLLGYGFDLKNKKFNSVLKELQASHLLKIKKIIRILQKDGWQMDEREVFKIKAPYIGVANLAGVFQKYPQNQNRIRKNFNWTPKKIISLTDIIEKYFFKNGVSLCPETELDIKQAIKLIKQAHGKAVLAHPGQQLAWHDQDIIKDLKKMGLDGLEAISSHHSWGSNEHWQKVAKELNLTITVGSDFHGILPKEWGFDINSVWDYFKINNENFICRF; encoded by the coding sequence ATGATTGATTTACATTTGCATTCTTATTATTCGGATGGCGTTTATTCGCCTCAAGATTTAATGAAAAAAGCCAAGCAGGCAGGTTTTAATTTTTTATCTTTAACTGATCATAATGGAATTGACGGAATAAAAGAGTTTCAAGAAGAAGGCAAAAAGTTAAAAATTAAAGTCATAACCGGCGTGGAAATTTACACTCATTTTAAAGACAAGCATCTTCATCTTTTGGGTTACGGATTTGATTTGAAAAATAAAAAATTCAATTCGGTTTTAAAAGAATTGCAAGCATCTCATCTTTTAAAAATTAAAAAAATAATCAGAATTCTTCAAAAAGACGGATGGCAAATGGACGAGAGAGAAGTTTTTAAAATAAAAGCTCCATATATCGGCGTGGCAAACTTGGCCGGAGTTTTTCAAAAATATCCCCAAAATCAAAATAGAATCAGAAAAAATTTTAATTGGACTCCTAAAAAAATTATTTCTCTGACTGATATTATTGAAAAATATTTTTTTAAAAATGGCGTTTCTCTTTGCCCGGAAACCGAATTGGATATTAAACAAGCCATTAAATTAATCAAGCAGGCCCATGGTAAGGCGGTTTTAGCTCATCCTGGGCAGCAGCTCGCTTGGCATGATCAAGATATAATTAAAGATCTTAAAAAAATGGGATTAGACGGCCTGGAGGCGATTTCCAGTCATCATTCATGGGGGAGTAACGAACATTGGCAGAAAGTAGCCAAGGAATTAAATTTAACCATTACCGTCGGTTCGGATTTCCATGGTATTTTACCCAAAGAATGGGGATTTGATATAAATTCAGTTTGGGATTATTTTAAAATCAACAATGAAAATTTTATTTGCCGCTTCTGA
- a CDS encoding aminoglycoside phosphotransferase family protein, producing the protein MIFIKLPRTFSTKKSLNKKHMLLLFQKRRKNFLTKGEKLLDLQIELVRNFCGKYRNMSLKYTLATSRGAKNIRAKIHRRQDIPYREWRTLNWLKSKGFKQNIPHFLDYDPSLNIYFYLETPGFSLENSMAQGKINNQINLIKPIIRCLRKMHNISSKKPDFLPIKTLKREKWEYRHWYFLVKKCAKDFYPKFSSLLKQLWQFRRKHKEIFKNNFGLVHGDLHWGNIISQDKKFKIIDFSYAFWGDPLEDVGGFLAQNDSMFRYYAPKFKKQSREIRNLFFKNYFTKQELEDKKIKTRLLYFEIRKILEMAAILALVESNKENKAKGIEILLKQAGEKLITKNE; encoded by the coding sequence ATGATTTTTATCAAATTACCTCGCACTTTCAGCACCAAAAAATCTTTGAATAAAAAACACATGCTTCTTCTTTTTCAGAAAAGAAGAAAAAATTTTTTAACTAAGGGCGAGAAACTATTGGATCTTCAAATAGAATTAGTCAGAAATTTTTGCGGAAAATACCGCAATATGAGCTTAAAATATACGCTGGCAACAAGCCGCGGGGCAAAAAATATCAGAGCTAAAATTCATCGTCGGCAGGACATACCGTATCGGGAGTGGAGAACTTTAAACTGGTTGAAAAGCAAAGGTTTTAAACAGAATATTCCTCATTTTTTAGATTATGACCCGTCTCTAAATATATATTTTTATTTGGAAACGCCCGGCTTCTCATTGGAGAATTCAATGGCTCAAGGAAAAATTAATAATCAAATAAATTTAATCAAGCCGATTATTCGTTGTCTGAGAAAAATGCATAATATCTCGTCCAAAAAGCCGGATTTTTTGCCGATTAAAACTTTAAAACGCGAAAAGTGGGAATATCGGCACTGGTATTTTTTGGTTAAGAAATGCGCCAAAGATTTTTATCCAAAATTCAGTTCTTTACTTAAGCAACTTTGGCAATTCAGGCGAAAACATAAAGAAATTTTTAAAAATAATTTCGGTTTAGTCCATGGGGACCTGCATTGGGGAAATATCATTTCTCAAGATAAGAAATTTAAAATCATAGATTTCAGTTATGCTTTTTGGGGGGACCCCTTGGAAGATGTAGGCGGATTTTTAGCCCAGAATGATTCAATGTTCCGTTATTATGCGCCAAAATTTAAAAAACAATCGCGAGAAATAAGAAATTTATTTTTTAAAAATTATTTTACAAAACAGGAGCTGGAAGATAAAAAAATTAAAACTCGTTTGCTCTATTTTGAAATAAGAAAAATTTTGGAAATGGCGGCGATTTTAGCCTTAGTTGAATCAAACAAAGAGAATAAGGCCAAGGGGATTGAAATTTTATTAAAACAAGCAGGAGAAAAACTAATAACAAAAAACGAATAA